Below is a window of Bacteroidota bacterium DNA.
TACCAGACATAGACATATGCTTCCATTCCCTCGAGCGCCCTACCTGGCTCTCTACACCGCGCCCATATCCTTGCGCGCCGGCTGCACTACCATCAAGGCCAGCGCCCATCATGTAGCCCAGGTCTGAATCATACCGGTGCCGCAGCTCTGAAACGACTTCTTCCCAGCTTTCGTCTGTGAGCTCAGCCACAACCCATTGGTCAACGTAATTGTGGCTGGCGCTGGTTGACGGTTTGCCGTGGGCAATCGCTACGTTCTTATCAAACAGTTGTGTTGCAGCCTGTCTCAAGTGAATCGGGTCAAGGCCGGCTTCCGCAGCGATGGTTTCGAGCTCAGACAACGTCAGACCCGAGCGATGATCTGCATTCTTGGCTGCTTTTGCCTGCAATTTTGATGCAAGCTCAAGCATGGAGGCCATTTCCTCTTCTGAATAAGTTCTTTCAGCCATACGCTTTTTGGCAATCGGTTAAAGCCCGGGGTAGGTTAATGCACCAACCGTCGCAATAAAGAAAACGTTGGTGGACAGTGCAGGAGGAATTCTAATATACCATTTCTACAAATGAGATCCGTATGCCACCACGGCAGGCAGATTATCAGTAAGAGCATGTTTAAGTTTTACCCTTTTCTGTAGGCAAACAACTACGTCTGGACAACCCTACAGCATTTCTTCGACTACCCCTGCGGCAGAAGCAAGCGCCTCATCTAACTTTTCAGGTTGACGTCCACCAGCCGTTGCAAGTTGCGGTTTACCCCCGCCACCGCCGCCAACTTTCTTGGCGAGAGAGCCAACAATCGCGCCGGCCTTGATGCCCTGCCCCTTGATCAGGTCGTCTGAAACAGACGCTACCAGGTACGCCTTGTCTCCTTCCGGAGCAACAGTACCCAGCACCGCAATGGCCTTCTCTGGCAACCGGTCGCGTAAAGACTGGCCAAGATTACGCAATACGTCCATGTCGACGCCATCGATGCGCCCTGTTATCACCCGATTGCCACCAATTTCAGCAGCCTGGTCGATAAACCCGGCCAGTTGGCCTTCAAGCTGCAACTGGCTTTGGGCCGCCAATTCTTTCTCCAGTCGTTTGTTCTCTTGAATCAAAGTAGCAACAGCTTCACTCGGCGATGCATTTAGTACTTTGAACTGCTCGCGTACCCGGCCAAGTTCATCCAGTGCATCATTTACGAAGCTTGTGACCGCATCACCTACTACTGCTTCAACGCGCCGTACGCCAGCAGCAACAGATCCTTCAGAGAGGAAGCGAAATGCACCGAGCTCTCCAGTGGCATCCACATGGGTGCCACCACAAAGTTCAACGGAATAGGCAGGATCGAAGGTGATCATGCGCACTGAATCTCCATACTTCTCACCAAACAATGCTGTAGCACCGCGCGACATGGCCTCATCGATTGGCACTCCGCGCTCCTCTTCTCGCGAGACATTTTGCTGAATGACGGTATTTACCCGGTCTTCAATTTGCCGCAACTGTGCCGGTGTCACGCGCTCAAAATGACTGAAATCAAAGCGGAGTTTATCCGGCGTAACAAGCGACCCCTTCTGGGCAACGTGCGACCCAAGTAGTTCACGCAATGCTGCGTGAAGCAAGTGGGTTGCGGAGTGATGCTTCTGGATTTTAGCGCGGCGCTCCCCGTCTACGATTGCAACCACATTGCCCGTCTGTTTAGCAGGAAGCTTGTCTACAAAGTGAACGATGCGCCCCTGATCCTTTCGGGTATCCAGGACGTTGATTGTTTCGCCGGCTACCAAAAGCGTACCCGTATCACCAATCTGCCCACCACTCTCAGCATAAAACGGTGTGGCATCCAGCAACACCTGGTAGAACTGCTCGTCTTCAGATTTAAGCGTCCGTACTGCGCGAATCTCCGCATCTTTCACTTCGAGCGTGTCATATCCGACAAACGCCGAATCTTCTCCTTCGGTGACAACTTGCCACAAGTCAACACTGCTCTGGTCAACCTTGAACGAAGTTGCGGCGCGGGCGCGCGCTTTCTGCTCTTTCATGAGGCCCTCATAGCGGCCTTTGTCGAGCTCCAGCCCCTCTTCGCGGAGCATCAGTTCGGTCAGGTCGACGGGAAAGCCATACGTATCGTGCAACAGGAAGGCTATTTCGCCGGCCATCTTGCCCGAAGCGCTCACGCCCATGAATTGTTGTAACATGTCATCTCGCGACATGTCTCCGTACGCTTTACCCAGCAGGTCAATGGCCTGGCTGTCTTTCTTGATCTCTTGCAGGTCTTTTTTACCCGCCTTGAATTGCTGTACATATGGGGTGAGGTTCTCAAAAAAGGCAAGTCCCATGCCCAGCGTCTCGAGGAATCCGTCTTCTTCAGCGCGGATCACTTTCTCGATATAATCCTGCTGTTCAACAAGCGCAGTAAAAGCGCCGCCCATTTTGGCGACAACATGTGGCACAAGCTGGTACAGGAACGGCGATTTCAGGTCGAGTGTCTGGTACCCGTAGCGCACAGCGCGCCGCAAAATGCGGCGAATCACATACGACTGGCCGGCGTTGCCCGGAGACACACCATCCGAGATTGCAAAAACGCACGTACGAATGTGGTCAACTATAACGCGCATCGCAATGCGGTACTTCTCCCGCAGGGCCTCATCTACCGTTGCCATCCCATCATAGCTGTCAACGGCTTCAAGCGGTGATAGGTCGGCAACACGTTGTAACAGGTTGGCAAACAGATCAGTGTCGTACGTGCTGCTTTTACCTTGAAGCACGGCCACGATACGCTCAAAGCCCATCCCGGTATCAACATGTTTGGCTGAGAGTGGCTGCAAGGAGCCATCTTTCTGTGCATTGTACTGGATGAATACCAGGTTCCAGATTTCGATGACCTGTGGATGGTCTTCATTAACAAGTGTTTTGCCATCAACAAGCGCGCGGTCTTCGTCGGAGCGGAGATCAACATGGATTTCAGAACAGGGTCCGCAAGGCCCTGTATCCCCCATCATCCAGAAATTGTCCTTGGAACCGCAAAAGAGGATATGGTCCGGATCCAGTGTGGTCTCTGATTTCCAGAAAGCCGCCGCTTCATTGTCTGGCTCGAGGCCCAGTTTTTCATCGCCGGCGTGAACGGTGGCGTACAGGCGATCGGGTTCGAGCTTCCAATTTTTCACGAGGAGCTCCCATCCCCAGCGAATGGCTTCTTTTTTGAAATAGTCGCCAAAGCTCCAGTTGCCCAGCATCTCAAAAAAGGTGTGGTGGTAGGTATCGTAGCCTACCTCTTCCAGGTCGTTGTGCTTGCCAGAAACACGCAAACATTTTTGCGAATCTGCTGCCCTGATGTAGGGCCGGCTGCCGCTGCCGAGAAAGACATCTTTGAATTGATTCATGCCGGCGTTGGTAAACATCAACGTCGGGTCATTCTGAGGTACAAGCGAATCACTGGATACAACTTCGTGCTGCTTGTCTGCAAAAAACTGCAGAAAAGCCTGGCGAATTTGCTCAGATGTTGCTGGTCGAGACATAACAACAATGGAAACAGATTACTGGAATAGCAGGCCCAGTAAACGCAACAACTTCCATTTGGTTGTTCTCCTTTACAGCAAATTCAGAGAATACCACAAGCCGCTATTCGAGCAGGATAATGCGCTCTGCTTCAACGGTTTTTTTGGAGATGACGTCTGTTACTCGCATGACGAGCACGTAACTGCCGGCCGGCTGCTGTGTTGTATCCAAAATGAAGTACTGCCCGTCATCAGGTGCTGTCGTTGTATTGGTAAACCGCACAGACACGCCCGTGTTGGGTTTGCGCCGGAATGCACGCCTCCTGAGCCGGGCAAGGCCTTTCTGGTCTTCAAACGCAAGCAGAACAGCCTCTACTTCATACATAGCTTCCTGGTTGGTATCCTGGCCAAGGTTGTAGGCTTCAAAGTAGAGGTACAACGGCTGTTGTTTGTTAAACACCCCCCAAGGGGCAGCCTGAATGATCAGTCCATTGCGTTCAAACATACCTGAAGGCGCTGTTTCGTCGGGTAACGCTTCTTCGACATTGTAGGCCAACATAAGGTCACTCAACTGCAGCTTGTCGGTCTCAAAGTTGGGCACGTCCAGCGTGCTTCGGTCAAACCCCTGCCCTTTACCAGATTTGGTTTCAAACTCCACAGACAAATCGTATGCACCGGGCGCTGCTTCCAATTGCAAGGCATCAATCCAGACTGAAGCCTCCTTGAACATGGTAATATCGTTGGTTTTCACCTTTTCGACGCGGCGGTGATCTTCGTTTACAATCCCATCTGACGCAGACAACAGAAAAGCGCCGGCGTGCAGCGACAGCGTTTGCTCAAGCTTGAGCGCGCTTGTTTCTACTGGAACGGCATATGGCACATAAACATCAGCTTTCCCTGCTGCTCCTTTAAACGCATTGGCCAAATACGGGAAGGTGACGCGCTTGCCACCTGCTTCGTATTCATACCCGTCTGGCTTTTCATCAATGTTGTCTTTTGCAATAATCACATAGTCAAGCTCAGTACCAATAGCTGCCCTACCGCTCATTACCTGCGAACAGGGGCTATAAAAGACATAGTTATTCAATTGCGGCCACAGGTTGCCAAACACAAATCGAAATCCGGGATACTCAAAAATGTGAAACTGATCGAACGTAGCAGCCCCACATTGTGCGATGGCGTTCGACATGTAATATTCCAACTCCGGCTTACCATAACGGACATAGATTTCGCCTCGTTCAGAATCCCAGCCGGTCAGGTTGAGTTTTGGCTCTGAAAACTGCAACTCAGCGTATACAAGGCGGGCATAATGCTCGGTAAGCCGCTCATTCTCGGGGGTTAAAAACCGAGGATCGCGGAAAGCCCAGAATCCATCTTCGCTGAAAGCGGTGTTTTTCTTTTTATCCTTCAAGCCGGCTTCGTTAAGCAACCGTTCCGTGTCGGCAAAGATTGCAACAAGGCTGTCGGGCATGTGGGTCATTGCCTGCTGAAATTGTTCTTCAGCTATTGCATGATTTTCTAGGTAGTGCTGCGCATATCCTTTGAAGAGATATGTATGATAGTCGTCCGGGATGTGTTCGCGCATTTGATTGGCCATCTGGCCAAGGGCAACCATATTGGGCCGTGTGGTAAACAAACGGGCCAAATGTTTATAAGCTCGCAGGTTTTGCGGATCTCTAATCAATGCCCGCCGGAGATAATTTTCTGCAACCGGATATGCGAGGTCTGCGCGCGGGCTCAAGTCTATGATGGATTTACCCGTTACCCGCTGGTCGTCAAGGCTAAATACATCAGCAGGATTGGTCAGGTCTTTGGGAATCAGGAGTTGGTCCGAAAAAAGGGCTGTAAGGTTTGCCCGCGCCGGCCGCGTTGACCCAAGCCATCCATCTTCCAATACGCTCATTCCGTCAACCGTAATGCGCTGCCGCCAATCGAGCCATTCATAGGTAAACCGTTCACCCAACGTCAGATTTGCCATCACTGACAGAGAATCCAGGGCTAAAATCTTAGCTGACAACTCATCTTTACGCGTGCGGCGCAACAGCTCAAGCGGCTCTCTCGGAAATCCAAATTCGAGTTGCAGTTCCATGAACGGGACGTGGTCAGGCTTCAGGCGCAATGCCCGTACAATAGAGCGATCAGCTGCCTTTATTTCTCCAAGTGCCCACTGGACACGCGCCATGTGAAAACGTGCTTCTGCATTGTCAGGCTCTTTGTCGATGATCCAGTCAAACGCTTCTTTTGCGTCGTTCCAGCGGGATTCTTCTATAGCTTTAAGGCCACGCTCCATCCATGCGGGATGCGCTTGACCCAACGCCAGGTTTGTTACTCCTGTAAAAAGAAAACAGGCAATCAGACAAAGCGACCAACGGGAAATGCCGGCTACAAATACGTGCTGGGCATAGGAATGCTGCATAAATCCTGGAAACTGTATGATAGGTGGTGTGCGCCCGGCCTATGACTAAAGTTATTGCAATACAGGAAGGTTAACAAGGCACTTTAAAAGTTACGCATGAATCCAGCGCCGGTTTTATGTTGCAGCACATACACTGGAGAACATATTACACCACCAAGTCGTTTTCGCTGCCAGTAGCCTACAGCTTTATCCCTGTTTACTCGCTGCATAAATCACCCTATAGACCAGTGTCCTGTTTGCGCGTTTTCGCTTTTTCCTTTTTGCTGCTCATGCTGTTTGCACCCGTGCTGTTTGCACCCGAAGCATTTGCGCAGGAAGAAGCCCCTGTATTCCGTAAAGAACTTTCATTCACAGGTGGCAACAGAAGTATGTTGCCATTCTGGGTCACAGCAAATCAGTTTGGCGTTGTCCCCCATAATAGAAGCAGCGCTGCGTTCAGGATTGCCGTAACCCAACCTTTGAAACAACCATCGCGGATTGGTTTTGCCTATGGTATTGATGCCGTAGTTCGCGCAGGAGAACAGTCAACGGCGTTTCTCCAGCAGTTGTATGGTGAACTAACCTGGGGGCCCTTCCTGTTAAGAGCCGGCCGTAAAGAGGAGAAAATGGGTGAGGTGCATCCTTTCCTTACAACAGGCTCGATGGTACTCAGTGGTAATGCAGCACCTGTGATAGGAATAAGCATTTCCTGGCCCAGCTATGTGACCGTACCGCGGACGGGGACCTTCCTGGCTATTAAAGGGCACGCAAAACACGGGTGGCTTGACGGTAACCGGATCACTACAAATCCCATGCTGCACGCCAAGTCGCTTTTCATGCGCTTCGGCAAAGATCAATGGCCCTGGAAAGCATGGGCCGGCGTGATGCATTATAACGTCTGGGGTGGCCGGCACAAAAATGAAAACATAGGCGACCTCCCGCGCTCTTTTAATGATTTCCTGCGGGTGTTTTTTATTCAGGGTGCCAATTCAACCTTCGAAGTTGATGGTGAGGTTACCAACGTTCTAGGAAATTCAATTGGGGCATACGATGTTGGATTTTCCTGGGAGGCTGCTTCTTTCTTCCTGCAATTTTACCGACAGTTTTACCTCGAAGACACCGTCTCTACCCGCTTACGGAGCCCCGGAGATGGATTGTATGGCCTGCACTTTAAAGCCTCTGATCGCGAAGGGCTATTGTCAGATGTTTTGTATGAGCACATCAATACGAGAAAACAGGGATCGAAGCGCAGTGAGATTCAGGGTACCGACAACTATTACAACCACTTCATTTACTCTACAGGCTGGACCCACCGTGGGCGGACGCTGGGAACGCCCGTTATCCTCATGCGGCCGGACCAGGTAGGCGTATTCAACAACATGCTCTTTGCGCATCACCTGGGCATCGCCGGCACGCTCCGCACAACCACGGCCTATCAGGTTTTGCTAACGATGACGCGTAATTACGGCGTCAACTCCATTTTCCGCTCTACAGGGTTTGGTTTTACAATGGATGGTGCAAGGTTTGACGGCGCGCGTGATCAGTTTTACGCCGGACTCACCATCTTCCAGTCCCTGCCAAACATGCCACAATTCCAGGTAATGACCCGTCTAGGATATGATTGGGGGGATGTGCGTACGGATAACAACTTCGGCCTTACCGTTGGCGTTGTGCACACCAATCGGTAGTGATGTGGGAGTTTAGTGTTGACAAAACGGGGTACGTGTTTTCGTATTTCCGTGCTCTTGTTTTGCAGTATGCAAGCGTCTTTTCTCTAAAAAGAACTTCACTCGGCATCATACGAACCCTTTTATCAGCACTAACCGGCACAACCCCAGACCTGCAACACTTTTGTGATAGCTTTAGCAAAGCTCTGACATACCCTAAATAGCGCCAACTGTTATCCTTTTTATGGTACTGGACGCCAGTACTGTAAAGGTCCTGTATGAAGGGCCCCGCTCCCCGGCTGGGTATCCACGGTAACATACCAGATCAGACTTTTACCCCCCAACTGTGCTGCGCGTGCAGGCACAGGCGTATTAGAAAGTTGATCACCATGACAAATCAGAAAAAGCGTTCTCTCGAGCACGAGATTAACGCCAGGCTGTACCGCAACCTCACGCGGGAAGGCATCCCAATGGATCACCTGGATCCAACACACCTCGCAAGCTGGCCCTTACTCGAACACCAATCGGCAAACAAGGGCGATT
It encodes the following:
- the alaS gene encoding alanine--tRNA ligase, with product MSRPATSEQIRQAFLQFFADKQHEVVSSDSLVPQNDPTLMFTNAGMNQFKDVFLGSGSRPYIRAADSQKCLRVSGKHNDLEEVGYDTYHHTFFEMLGNWSFGDYFKKEAIRWGWELLVKNWKLEPDRLYATVHAGDEKLGLEPDNEAAAFWKSETTLDPDHILFCGSKDNFWMMGDTGPCGPCSEIHVDLRSDEDRALVDGKTLVNEDHPQVIEIWNLVFIQYNAQKDGSLQPLSAKHVDTGMGFERIVAVLQGKSSTYDTDLFANLLQRVADLSPLEAVDSYDGMATVDEALREKYRIAMRVIVDHIRTCVFAISDGVSPGNAGQSYVIRRILRRAVRYGYQTLDLKSPFLYQLVPHVVAKMGGAFTALVEQQDYIEKVIRAEEDGFLETLGMGLAFFENLTPYVQQFKAGKKDLQEIKKDSQAIDLLGKAYGDMSRDDMLQQFMGVSASGKMAGEIAFLLHDTYGFPVDLTELMLREEGLELDKGRYEGLMKEQKARARAATSFKVDQSSVDLWQVVTEGEDSAFVGYDTLEVKDAEIRAVRTLKSEDEQFYQVLLDATPFYAESGGQIGDTGTLLVAGETINVLDTRKDQGRIVHFVDKLPAKQTGNVVAIVDGERRAKIQKHHSATHLLHAALRELLGSHVAQKGSLVTPDKLRFDFSHFERVTPAQLRQIEDRVNTVIQQNVSREEERGVPIDEAMSRGATALFGEKYGDSVRMITFDPAYSVELCGGTHVDATGELGAFRFLSEGSVAAGVRRVEAVVGDAVTSFVNDALDELGRVREQFKVLNASPSEAVATLIQENKRLEKELAAQSQLQLEGQLAGFIDQAAEIGGNRVITGRIDGVDMDVLRNLGQSLRDRLPEKAIAVLGTVAPEGDKAYLVASVSDDLIKGQGIKAGAIVGSLAKKVGGGGGGKPQLATAGGRQPEKLDEALASAAGVVEEML
- a CDS encoding capsule assembly Wzi family protein; the encoded protein is MRVFAFSFLLLMLFAPVLFAPEAFAQEEAPVFRKELSFTGGNRSMLPFWVTANQFGVVPHNRSSAAFRIAVTQPLKQPSRIGFAYGIDAVVRAGEQSTAFLQQLYGELTWGPFLLRAGRKEEKMGEVHPFLTTGSMVLSGNAAPVIGISISWPSYVTVPRTGTFLAIKGHAKHGWLDGNRITTNPMLHAKSLFMRFGKDQWPWKAWAGVMHYNVWGGRHKNENIGDLPRSFNDFLRVFFIQGANSTFEVDGEVTNVLGNSIGAYDVGFSWEAASFFLQFYRQFYLEDTVSTRLRSPGDGLYGLHFKASDREGLLSDVLYEHINTRKQGSKRSEIQGTDNYYNHFIYSTGWTHRGRTLGTPVILMRPDQVGVFNNMLFAHHLGIAGTLRTTTAYQVLLTMTRNYGVNSIFRSTGFGFTMDGARFDGARDQFYAGLTIFQSLPNMPQFQVMTRLGYDWGDVRTDNNFGLTVGVVHTNR
- a CDS encoding GWxTD domain-containing protein encodes the protein MQHSYAQHVFVAGISRWSLCLIACFLFTGVTNLALGQAHPAWMERGLKAIEESRWNDAKEAFDWIIDKEPDNAEARFHMARVQWALGEIKAADRSIVRALRLKPDHVPFMELQLEFGFPREPLELLRRTRKDELSAKILALDSLSVMANLTLGERFTYEWLDWRQRITVDGMSVLEDGWLGSTRPARANLTALFSDQLLIPKDLTNPADVFSLDDQRVTGKSIIDLSPRADLAYPVAENYLRRALIRDPQNLRAYKHLARLFTTRPNMVALGQMANQMREHIPDDYHTYLFKGYAQHYLENHAIAEEQFQQAMTHMPDSLVAIFADTERLLNEAGLKDKKKNTAFSEDGFWAFRDPRFLTPENERLTEHYARLVYAELQFSEPKLNLTGWDSERGEIYVRYGKPELEYYMSNAIAQCGAATFDQFHIFEYPGFRFVFGNLWPQLNNYVFYSPCSQVMSGRAAIGTELDYVIIAKDNIDEKPDGYEYEAGGKRVTFPYLANAFKGAAGKADVYVPYAVPVETSALKLEQTLSLHAGAFLLSASDGIVNEDHRRVEKVKTNDITMFKEASVWIDALQLEAAPGAYDLSVEFETKSGKGQGFDRSTLDVPNFETDKLQLSDLMLAYNVEEALPDETAPSGMFERNGLIIQAAPWGVFNKQQPLYLYFEAYNLGQDTNQEAMYEVEAVLLAFEDQKGLARLRRRAFRRKPNTGVSVRFTNTTTAPDDGQYFILDTTQQPAGSYVLVMRVTDVISKKTVEAERIILLE